The Verrucomicrobiota bacterium DNA segment ACACCGCCTGCATGCCGTCCTTTCCGAGAATGCGCATCATCAGCAGGGCGGTGTAAAAATGCAGGGGCCATTCATCCTTGCCGCCCGCCGCCACCGGGGTAACCCCGGCTGCCTGGCACTTTTTCACCGCGTCAACGAAGTCGTCCCAATACTGGATTTTAGTCGGGTCAACCCCGGCTTTCTGGCAGAGATCCTTGTTATACCAGAAGACCATCGGTGCCAGATCGGCGGGCAGACCGTACATTTTGCCGTTCACTGTGAAGTTCTGAACTCCGGCAGGATAGAATGTATCCTTAAACCCGCCTTCGCTGACCGCTTTGGTTATATCCTGGCAAATTCCCGAATTGATCTGTTCGTACATTACGCCGCCCCCCCAGCTATGAAACAAGCTGGGCCGATCCTTGGACTGGAGCAGGGTAGGCAGCTTGGCCTTGAACGCTTCGTTTTCCAGGTAGTCGAATTGGACTTTGACGCCGGGGTGAGCGCTCTCGTACTGCTGGGCTGCCCCTTTCCAGATTTCCAGAGTTTTGGGGTTGGATTGAAGGTGCAGGATCTTGATGACGGTTTCAGCCCAACCGGTCGACGACAGCGTTCCGAGAACGGCACAGAACAGAAAAGGCTTGATGTTCATTTTCATGATCATGAAGGGGGAAAACAGCCGCGCGTTGCGTGGCTGCAGGGAGCCTAACTTATAGAAATCGCGGATCAGATGCATAGTGGACGCCCGGCGAAGAAGAGCCCGTCTCGCGCCTCGGGTTCTTGAAAACCGGCAATTCACCACAAGGCTTGACGCGGCCGAGCCTTGCCGATCGACCGTGCAGCGCAGTTCACGCCTGGTGCCGGAAGAAAACCGGTTTCCGGCGCCTGCGATCTTCGTCAGGTACTCGCCAAAGCCCGCTCTTCTTCCCGGCGCTCAGGCCGCGGCGGCCGCGGGCCGAAAAATTTCATGATCAGCGAGAAGAACACCGGGGTAAACAGGATCCCGAATAAGGTCACGCCGATCATGCCGCTGAAACCCGCCGTACCGAGAACCTGGCGCATTTCGGCGCCCGCCCCCTTGGCCACCACCAACGGCACCACGCCGAGGATGAAGGCGAACGAGGTCATCAGGATCGGTCGCAGCCGCAAGCGGGCCGCCTCCAGGGCGGCGGTGCGGCGATCCTTGCCGGCGTCCAGTTGTTGTTTGGCAAACTCGACGATCAGAATGGCGTTTTTGCAGGCGAGACCGACCAGGACCACGAACCCGATCTGGGTGAAAATGTTGTTGTCCATCGCCCGGATCCGAATCCCGGTCAGCGCCGAGCACAAGCACATCGGTACGATCAGAATAATGGCCAGCGGCAACGCCCAGCTTTCGTACTGGGCGGCCAGGGCCAGGAACACGAACAACACGGCCAGCGGAAAGATGTAAACCGCGG contains these protein-coding regions:
- a CDS encoding extracellular solute-binding protein, which codes for MHLIRDFYKLGSLQPRNARLFSPFMIMKMNIKPFLFCAVLGTLSSTGWAETVIKILHLQSNPKTLEIWKGAAQQYESAHPGVKVQFDYLENEAFKAKLPTLLQSKDRPSLFHSWGGGVMYEQINSGICQDITKAVSEGGFKDTFYPAGVQNFTVNGKMYGLPADLAPMVFWYNKDLCQKAGVDPTKIQYWDDFVDAVKKCQAAGVTPVAAGGKDEWPLHFYTALLMMRILGKDGMQAVYEDKNGGFANPDVVKAFQLFREFAALQPFQKGYLANTYDEAAGTFHDGKAAFHLMGVWDLTQGRAASADKKGLPNEKLGWFFFPEVKGGKGKANDIFASLDGYLVTKQAPKETVDFMKVWLGKDTQDKLAAAGIFIPAVKGTAEAIQDPFLKGIAEQINQSQWIEIAIDQLLGPDTGRVFNDTSADLADGRTTPEKAAKAIESSWQQNKAQ